The Serinus canaria isolate serCan28SL12 chromosome 18, serCan2020, whole genome shotgun sequence region TTGAAATAgcaagatggaaagaaaaagaacagggCAGAGGAATTGTTTCTTTGTGTGTTCTGTAGTTATCAACATACATTGAATTACAGagatattaatttaattttggtCAATGCCATACACAGTGGGAATGACAAAAGCACAATGGAGCAGTTGACATCCACCCTTGAGTGCTTTTAAGTGGCTTGTTCTGGATGGTTCTTTGGGTCCCATCTGGTGCTCCTGTGTTGTGCAGAGAATTGAacactaaatttaaaaaatgtttcaaagctGCTGGTTTATTCTAGAGTGCTAAATCTTGTCTAGCTTGAGGATGTGCTGTCAAATATGGCATTTAATGCAGATTATTACTGTGTCTCCATGGAAGGAGTTCATGTCCATTCTAGCATGTGCTGCATGTGAGAAAGTTTGTGCAGTGAGCCTTCAGTTGGTTTCCCTTTGTTCATTACTTTTGCCCTTGCATGATAAAGGTGAAACAGTTAAAAACCTTCCAGTTTACAGCTGAGGAATCAGGAAAGGGAAATCCTCCACAGGTAAATCTGTACTTCAGTTCTGACAAAACCAGAACTGCCCACCTCTGTCAGGGAATCTGGATAACCTCAtgacagatttttatttaatttgaagaaGGCAGATCAGATCACCACTGGAGCTGGctaaataatataatattataaataatatttgtatGAAGATGGGGGAGAATAAATCTTTGAATTCTTCGGGAGAAACaccaaaatttttttcttctttcactttaaagaaattcaaattaCCAAGTAAAGAGATAcacaaggttttttttttaattgtggaTACTAGTAACTGAAgctttctgctttcagagaTGAGTGAGGCACATAGCTTGTGGTAGTGTGAAGGGTGGCAGTGGTGACACATGACTCTGTAATTTCGTGTTTGGAAATTAGGGATTTAGCAGCATCTGACCCTGAGATTGAAGCTTTAATCTTGgactggaaagcagctcttctCTTGGTGTGATCACATGCTGATGTACAGCTCAGTACCTCACACTGGCTtatgccctgctgctggcatttcAGTTCATTTGGCTTCTTCTGTTACTGCATTGCCGTTTTTCAAACTTACAttggtttttttggcttttttctaaTGTGAGAGAAGCTTTTCTCTATGAAGGGTTAAATTAAAGATCAGTGTACCTCTTTTTGTTCCTTACCTCAGAAACTGAAGCTCTGTCATTTACTGTTTGATTACTGAACTTGTTACCATGCTCTGTCTGGGCTGTTGGctcaaagcagcacagcacaaaacatgagttaaaaaaattctgggaattctgcatTATGTTGAATGCAGCTCCCCTTCCTTGAGTGGGTTGACACCTATTAGTGATGTTCATGCCTCTAACCTGAGTAATGATCAGGGAGAAATGTATACCTGTGGCTTGATGGGAATAATGCTTGTTCTGGGTTTGTTCTCCTTACACTGTGCAAATTTACACAGGGATCAGCCTTATTTTAGTTGAACTTTTACAGCAGTTTGGACAAGCTGGACAGCAGCTTTAAGGCAGAGGGAATTCTGAGCTTCATTATTTGGAATTAAAAGTAAGGATGAATTAACCTGTGTAGTAAATTTCCATCACTGAAGAAAGCTCCTTTTGTTTGGAATTGATTTGGTCCCAAAATTCTGCTTGCCAATTGAAAATTTAACTTGCAACTTCTTGCTAGCTGTTCTTCAACATAGATAGTGCAGTAAATGTATTTGTGTTCATTAATGACTTTCCATATATTGTAAGTACAGATCACaagatttatttgaaaaattgcCAGTTTATATACACAGATGTAGAAGTAGGAAATAGTTTTATGGCTGTAGGTAGAAGGACACAGAAACTGGTAGTGAGTGATAACACATGTACTGAAACAAGACCTTCACCAGGAGAGTTGGCCTCAggtgaaataaattatataaataactTTTTAGGCCTGGAGTTTGAAGGCTGCTCAGTGTCTGTCTAACCTCAGCACCTGGATTGCTTAGTTCTTCatattttcagtgttgttttcaTAGCCATTTACTTAAAGTTGAACATAAACTGCATTTGTTAAACCTGTGCATGCTTTCTTTGGTTTGACTTGAGTCTTGGTCTCAGTCAGTGTGAGAAGAGGTCGCTTACACAGAGTTTGGGGCAATTTATTTAAAGTGGCCTCTGCCTCTGAGTAACTAAATTTGGTCAGTTGTTCTCTCTTAGGGCAGAATGGCAAAGTGCATCCATACACAGAGCAGTTTTTACAGTATATTCTAAAAAGCCAGTTTTAATCTTAAGCTTGTTTAAACTACTGCACAGTGACATAAAAAGGTTttcaaaggaatgaaaaataccccaaacccCCCCATTAGATGAAATTAAGGCTGAAAAAAGACTATGACAGTATGTTATTGAGCAATATTGTTTCTAGAGCTTAAATgtcttttaagaaaagaagTTGTAAAAGTTATTTTACATCATACAATTGCAAAAACCCCTTGAAGATTCATCTAATTCACTTTGGCTTTAGTAACGAATGCAAAAATTCACTCATCAAAACCTGAGCTTGTACAAGGCAAAGTTCAattgcttaaaaatattaatataaaattatgaACATTATTTACAATGGAGAGATTGAGTGTATCTTCTCATGGGCCAAGCCCAATGAACAAGGGTTTGTAGAAATTTCACAATGATGAACCAGAAACTCACTGAAAGGAGGAGAATTAGGACACTCTTGTTCTCTTCCTTAAAGTGAAGACTCTGCTGCAGTCATTGGGCCTGACCCTCTTAGCACCTTGCTGGGATTTCGTGGATTCTTTTTGGCTTGTCCTTTTTTGTCCTTTCCCCTTTGGGTTGCACTGAGTATCCTGAGCGTCAGCCGCGGGCTCCGCGGGCGCGCCGTGCCCGTCCTGCGCGCCGTGCCCGTCGCCGTCCAGCCGCGCCGTGCCGGGGCTGTAGGCagccagctggcacagagccacGGCTGCTGTCTGCTTCTGCTCATCACAGCTCTCCATGAGCCCCAAGTCTGCAGCCTCACCACGCTGGGCTGCCGAGGGTTTgtcacaggcactgctgctggggggcTTGGGGACGCACGGCTCCGCTCCGGCGCTCTCCTTCTCGGCGTTCGGAGCAGCGGCGGCGGTGGTGTCGTGGGATGGGCTGTGGAAGGATGTTTTCAGGCTGGCTGTGTTACAGGAATCCTTCACTGAGAGGTTCAGGGGCATGTCCTGCATTTCCAGGAAGCTCTGCCTGTCTGTTTTGGATGGGGTTTTGTACATGTGCTCGTGAGTAGGTCCTGTGCTTGTGTCGGGCTTTTTGGAAAGATTGAGGGGACCTATCCCTGTGTCTTCCTCTGTGTTGGACAGGGGGCCCGCGTTGTTCTGGCCAtcagtctgtgtgtgtgaatcTTCATCAGTGACATTGATGCTGGaagaaacaaggagaaaagagaattcACTATCAATTGCTCTTTTAAACTGGGGCTGAGGAAGTgggcaggaagaggaagaaatctAGACTACTAGCCTAGATGTCCGACAATTCTGTTGTTTCTCCTttaaatccccaaatccctttgACCATACCCATCACTGTAGTGGAAGTAATTCCCTGAAGTACTCAAACCCATTGGAAGTACAAAAACAAGGTGGAAATTCCTGGTAATTTAAGGGGAATGAACAGTGTGCTCACTGTAGCATCTTGTGCTTTGCACAGTTAGTACAGAACATATTAACTCACTGCTGTAAATCTAAATATATCTAACAGGCATTGCATGAAATGTGCCCACCTGTCTTTGTGTGTTCCTGGTAAACCTGACAAGAATTGCAAAGTGTTATTTTACCTGTTAGGTGaatcccctctctcctgctgtgcctgcactcCTTGAAGGGAGGGCGCTTGGTCCGTGCTTTTTCTCACAGGTCTGAAGGCTGTGAAGTTTTCTTCTGATTGGTCATACTTGCCCAGGGATGTGGATGATGACTTGTTGGAGAGGTCAAACAAACCCTCACACGTGTGGCTTGTCTGGGTGAAGTTGGTGGGGCTGGGTCTGCCAGGGGAGCCTGTTGCTGCACTTCCCGCAAGAGGGCTCATTTTGGCattctctctttcattttggTCATCCTTAGCGTTACTTTTGGCATGCAATAAtgtcatttctttttcataatcTGCTTGTTTTTTATGTGAGCTTAGAGGGTATTGTTGGGACGGGCTTAAAGAAGCTGGGTAGAGCAAGGTGGTTTCTTCCATCAGATGAGAGTTTTGATCCCTGTTAATACCAGCTACGTGTGAAAATCTGTAAAATGGAGGATCTGTTGGCCTACAAAATCCATATGGTATCGGTGGAGTGGAGTGGTACTGTTGGAACAATCGATAGTGTTCATATGCTGATGGATTTAGGGGTTTTGGAAGTGGCCCAGGGTGGGGAAGAAAGTGTCTTTGATCTTGTGTTCCATagacagagagagcagagctttCACACTCTGAGCTACCTGGGAGCAGGTAAGGTGTGTAGATAGCAAGCCGGTGCTCATAGAAATGGGGTGAGTACTCGGGGATCATTGGTTGCATGTAAGGTGAAATGGAACCAAAGCCTTTCGTGGGAGCAACTTTGTGTGGAAATTCTGGGAGGAAAGAACCTGCCTTCCAC contains the following coding sequences:
- the ZNF750 gene encoding zinc finger protein 750 codes for the protein MSLLKERKPKKPHYIPRPPGKPFKYKCFQCPFTCNEKSHLFNHMKYGLCKNSITLVSEQDRVIKCPKGSSLEPKQINQLESTVKPTSSKSLTNGLSSLDSKPQYPFTKEDAKENVELQTQATNAAIQGQKPGIQKELSPASSAAEGAISVQPLMEGMVRPSAFVPVGEHRDSKGPEITEASEILSLSNKSSPFHTKSAFHAPAHPWKAGSFLPEFPHKVAPTKGFGSISPYMQPMIPEYSPHFYEHRLAIYTPYLLPGSSECESSALSVYGTQDQRHFLPHPGPLPKPLNPSAYEHYRLFQQYHSTPPIPYGFCRPTDPPFYRFSHVAGINRDQNSHLMEETTLLYPASLSPSQQYPLSSHKKQADYEKEMTLLHAKSNAKDDQNERENAKMSPLAGSAATGSPGRPSPTNFTQTSHTCEGLFDLSNKSSSTSLGKYDQSEENFTAFRPVRKSTDQAPSLQGVQAQQERGDSPNSINVTDEDSHTQTDGQNNAGPLSNTEEDTGIGPLNLSKKPDTSTGPTHEHMYKTPSKTDRQSFLEMQDMPLNLSVKDSCNTASLKTSFHSPSHDTTAAAAPNAEKESAGAEPCVPKPPSSSACDKPSAAQRGEAADLGLMESCDEQKQTAAVALCQLAAYSPGTARLDGDGHGAQDGHGAPAEPAADAQDTQCNPKGKGQKRTSQKESTKSQQGAKRVRPNDCSRVFTLRKRTRVS